One stretch of Roseovarius mucosus DNA includes these proteins:
- a CDS encoding tetratricopeptide repeat protein, with protein sequence MGAANFNLNRIVAAFAAIVTFSLPALAEETRLDGLFDQLAQAEAGEARKIAAEIELELARSGSPAMDLLLRRGEDAIESGDMAEAIAHLSAAIDHAPDFAEAWHLRSVAFYRQERYGLALHDIERALALEPRHFNAIYGLGVLLDELGQPDLARDAFSRALAIHPHHEDVTKARDNVARELGGADL encoded by the coding sequence ATGGGCGCAGCGAACTTCAATCTCAACCGTATCGTCGCGGCATTTGCAGCGATAGTCACGTTTTCCCTACCTGCCTTGGCAGAGGAGACGCGGCTTGACGGGCTCTTTGATCAATTGGCGCAGGCCGAGGCCGGGGAAGCGCGCAAGATTGCCGCCGAAATCGAGCTGGAATTGGCGCGCTCAGGATCGCCAGCAATGGATCTTTTGTTGCGGCGCGGCGAAGACGCAATTGAGTCGGGCGATATGGCCGAAGCCATCGCGCATCTGAGCGCGGCCATCGACCATGCGCCGGACTTTGCCGAGGCATGGCACCTGCGCTCTGTCGCGTTTTACCGGCAAGAGCGCTATGGTCTGGCCCTTCATGATATCGAACGCGCGCTGGCGCTGGAGCCACGCCACTTCAATGCGATTTACGGCCTTGGGGTGTTGCTGGATGAATTGGGACAGCCCGATCTTGCGCGGGATGCGTTTTCGCGCGCGCTGGCTATACATCCCCATCACGAGGACGTAACCAAGGCGCGGGACAACGTGGCGCGCGAATTGGGCGGCGCGGATCTCTGA
- a CDS encoding SCP2 sterol-binding domain-containing protein yields MSDVITTAVAALNEKLGGEGLEGSAKFVIEDEGAIVIDANGARAGDDDTDVTLTASRDTFESILAGDLDPAAAFMSGRLSVDGDMGMAMKLGSVLA; encoded by the coding sequence ATGAGCGACGTAATCACCACAGCCGTGGCCGCCCTGAATGAGAAACTGGGGGGCGAGGGCCTTGAAGGCAGCGCGAAATTCGTGATCGAAGATGAGGGTGCCATCGTGATCGACGCCAATGGCGCGCGCGCCGGCGATGACGACACCGATGTCACGCTGACGGCCAGCCGCGATACGTTCGAATCGATCCTCGCGGGCGATCTCGATCCCGCCGCCGCGTTTATGTCTGGCCGTCTAAGCGTCGATGGCGATATGGGCATGGCGATGAAACTGGGCAGCGTGCTGGCCTGA
- a CDS encoding alpha/beta fold hydrolase: MQAAPLFDDVAQGPEGGAAWWMSASDGMRLRIGLWNRDGARGTVLLFPGRTEYIEKYGRAAAHFARCGYATLVIDWRGQGLADRLTTDAMAGHVHEFGDYQRDVAAMVEAAERLDLPRPWHLLAHSMGGCIGLRAVMRGLEVQSCAFSSPMWGIHMAQALRPVAWSLSWGSRQLGMSHHYAPGTAGAHYVLEEPFESNKLTNDREMYDYMAKQLRAHPELGLGGPSLRWLHEALKETRDLARLPSPDLPCLTILGSDEQIVDVPRVIDRMAHWPGGHLELVPGGRHETLMDTPDMRGRLLRQLCDFYGGAWRASATDRAAQASAVPQAR, encoded by the coding sequence ATGCAGGCCGCGCCGCTCTTTGACGATGTGGCCCAAGGGCCAGAGGGCGGTGCCGCATGGTGGATGTCTGCCTCTGACGGAATGCGTCTGCGGATTGGCCTGTGGAATAGGGACGGGGCCCGTGGCACGGTCCTGCTCTTTCCCGGGCGCACCGAATATATCGAGAAATACGGCCGTGCCGCTGCGCATTTCGCCAGGTGCGGGTATGCGACGCTGGTCATTGACTGGCGCGGTCAGGGTCTGGCGGACCGGCTGACCACGGATGCCATGGCAGGCCATGTGCATGAATTCGGGGATTATCAGCGGGATGTCGCGGCCATGGTCGAGGCGGCTGAGCGGCTTGATCTGCCGCGCCCTTGGCATCTTTTGGCGCATTCCATGGGTGGCTGTATCGGGCTGCGCGCGGTGATGCGGGGGCTAGAGGTGCAAAGCTGCGCCTTCTCGAGCCCGATGTGGGGCATCCATATGGCGCAAGCTCTGCGCCCGGTCGCATGGTCCCTGTCTTGGGGCAGTCGTCAGTTGGGCATGAGCCATCATTACGCCCCCGGCACGGCGGGCGCGCATTACGTGCTGGAAGAGCCATTCGAGAGCAACAAGCTGACCAATGACCGCGAGATGTATGACTATATGGCCAAGCAATTGCGCGCCCACCCCGAGTTGGGGCTGGGTGGGCCCAGCCTGCGCTGGCTGCACGAGGCGTTGAAGGAAACCCGGGATTTGGCGCGCCTGCCCTCTCCTGATCTGCCTTGCCTGACGATTCTGGGCAGCGACGAGCAGATTGTCGATGTGCCCCGTGTGATCGACCGCATGGCGCATTGGCCGGGCGGGCATCTGGAACTGGTCCCCGGCGGGCGGCACGAAACGCTGATGGATACGCCCGACATGCGTGGGCGTCTGCTGCGCCAGCTTTGCGATTTCTATGGCGGCGCGTGGCGCGCGTCGGCTACGGATCGCGCCGCACAGGCGAGCGCTGTTCCCCAAGCCCGCTGA
- a CDS encoding fumarylacetoacetate hydrolase family protein, whose product MIFARFGETGQEKPGVLDDQGRLRDLSGVVPDLAGAVLADLPRIDPESLPLVAGTPRIGPPVGQVGKLICIGLNYTDHAEEVGVAAPPEPVVFLKATSAICGPQDPVYLPRGAEKGDWEVELGVVIGRRAKYVTEAEALDHVAGYTIVNDVSERAFQMERAGQWTKGKSCDTFAPMGPWLVTADAVGDVQALDLSLDLNGARMQTGTTARMIFSVAHIVAYLSALMTLEPGDVIATGTPPGVGMGRKPPRYLTEGDEMVVRISGLGEQRSPVRRDP is encoded by the coding sequence ATGATATTCGCGCGATTTGGTGAGACGGGGCAGGAAAAACCCGGCGTTCTGGACGATCAGGGGCGCTTGCGGGATTTGTCGGGTGTGGTGCCCGATTTGGCCGGGGCGGTGCTTGCTGATTTGCCCCGGATCGACCCCGAAAGCCTGCCTTTGGTTGCAGGCACCCCCCGGATCGGGCCGCCAGTGGGGCAGGTCGGCAAACTGATTTGCATCGGTCTCAACTATACCGACCATGCCGAAGAGGTGGGCGTTGCCGCCCCGCCGGAGCCGGTGGTGTTTCTCAAGGCGACCTCGGCGATTTGCGGCCCGCAAGACCCTGTGTATCTGCCCCGCGGCGCGGAGAAGGGCGATTGGGAGGTGGAATTGGGCGTGGTGATCGGGCGACGCGCCAAATATGTGACCGAGGCTGAGGCGTTGGACCATGTTGCGGGCTACACAATCGTCAACGATGTGTCCGAGCGCGCCTTTCAGATGGAGCGGGCCGGGCAATGGACCAAGGGCAAAAGCTGTGACACCTTTGCGCCAATGGGCCCTTGGCTGGTGACAGCCGATGCCGTGGGGGATGTGCAGGCGCTTGATCTTTCGCTCGACCTGAATGGCGCGCGCATGCAGACCGGCACCACGGCGCGCATGATCTTTTCGGTGGCGCATATCGTGGCCTATCTCAGCGCGCTGATGACGCTGGAACCGGGCGATGTGATCGCCACCGGCACGCCACCCGGTGTGGGCATGGGGCGCAAGCCGCCGCGCTATCTGACCGAGGGCGATGAAATGGTGGTGCGGATCAGCGGGCTTGGGGAACAGCGCTCGCCTGTGCGGCGCGATCCGTAG
- a CDS encoding M3 family oligoendopeptidase: MLNLPFPVRDANASSGNRNLGQLPEWDLSDLYTSEKAPELKRDLDWLHSACAEFATDYEGKLATLDAAGLLECIRRDEAISTTAGRIMSYAGLRYYQLTTDGGRAKFMSDCQEKVTNSTTPLVFFSLELNRLDEGALTAMYAENADLARYKPVLDRIRAMKPYQLSDELEKFLHDLGVVGDAWERLFDETIAGLTFTVDGDDLTIEGTLNLLTEQDRAKRESAARELARVFGENIRTFARVHNTQAKEKEVIDRWRKMPTAQTGRHLSNDVEPEVVEALRNAVVAAYPKLSHRYYELKRKWLGLERMQVWDRNAPLPMEATRLVDWDEARDTVMGAYAAFDPRMADLAQPFFERGWIDAGVKPGKAPGAFAHPTVTTVHPYVMLNYLGKPRDVMTLAHELGHGVHQRLAADQGELLSSTPLTLAETASVFGEMLTFRRMLAGAQTQAERKVLLAGKVEDMINTVVRQIAFYDFECKLHAARREGELTPDDINALWMSVQAQSLGEAFDFMDGYETFWAYIPHFIHSPFYVYAYAFGDGLVNALYAVYEENPDGFQDKYFDLLKAGGSKHHKELLAPFGLDASDPAFWDKGLSMISGMIDELEAMEG; the protein is encoded by the coding sequence ATGCTCAACCTGCCGTTTCCCGTCCGCGATGCCAATGCCAGCTCTGGCAACAGGAACTTGGGCCAACTGCCGGAATGGGACCTGAGCGATCTCTACACCTCTGAGAAAGCCCCCGAACTCAAGCGTGATCTGGACTGGCTGCACAGCGCCTGCGCCGAATTCGCCACCGATTACGAGGGCAAGCTGGCCACGCTCGACGCGGCGGGCCTCTTGGAGTGTATCCGCCGCGACGAGGCGATCAGCACCACGGCGGGGCGCATCATGTCTTATGCAGGGCTGCGCTATTACCAGCTTACGACCGATGGCGGGCGGGCGAAATTCATGTCCGATTGCCAAGAGAAGGTGACGAATTCCACCACGCCGCTGGTGTTCTTCTCGCTCGAACTGAACCGGCTCGACGAGGGGGCGCTGACGGCGATGTATGCCGAGAATGCCGATCTTGCCCGCTACAAGCCGGTGCTCGACCGCATCCGCGCCATGAAACCCTATCAGCTGTCGGATGAGCTTGAGAAATTCCTGCATGATCTGGGCGTGGTGGGCGACGCGTGGGAACGGCTCTTTGACGAGACCATCGCTGGGCTGACCTTTACCGTGGATGGCGACGACCTTACTATCGAGGGTACGCTGAACCTTCTGACCGAACAGGACCGCGCCAAGCGCGAATCCGCGGCGCGCGAATTGGCGCGGGTGTTTGGCGAGAATATCCGCACCTTTGCCCGTGTCCATAACACGCAAGCCAAGGAAAAAGAGGTGATCGACCGCTGGCGCAAGATGCCCACGGCGCAGACCGGGCGGCACCTGAGCAACGATGTCGAGCCGGAGGTGGTCGAGGCGCTGCGCAATGCGGTTGTCGCGGCCTATCCCAAGCTCTCGCATCGCTATTACGAGCTCAAGCGCAAATGGCTGGGGCTGGAGCGCATGCAGGTCTGGGACCGCAACGCGCCTCTGCCGATGGAGGCCACGCGCCTTGTCGATTGGGACGAGGCCCGCGATACGGTGATGGGCGCCTATGCCGCCTTTGATCCGCGCATGGCCGATCTCGCGCAGCCGTTTTTCGAGCGCGGCTGGATCGACGCGGGCGTGAAACCGGGCAAGGCGCCGGGTGCCTTTGCCCATCCCACCGTGACCACGGTGCATCCCTATGTGATGCTGAACTACCTTGGCAAACCGCGCGACGTGATGACGCTTGCCCATGAATTGGGCCACGGCGTGCATCAGCGTCTGGCGGCGGATCAAGGCGAATTGCTGTCCTCGACGCCGCTCACTCTGGCCGAAACCGCCAGCGTTTTCGGCGAGATGCTGACCTTCCGCCGCATGCTGGCAGGGGCGCAGACCCAGGCCGAACGCAAGGTGCTGCTCGCGGGCAAGGTTGAGGATATGATCAACACGGTCGTGCGCCAGATCGCCTTCTACGACTTTGAATGCAAGCTCCACGCCGCGCGCCGCGAGGGTGAATTGACCCCCGATGACATCAACGCCCTCTGGATGAGCGTGCAAGCCCAGAGCCTGGGCGAAGCCTTTGATTTCATGGACGGGTATGAAACCTTCTGGGCCTATATCCCGCATTTCATCCACTCGCCCTTCTACGTCTATGCCTATGCCTTTGGCGATGGGTTGGTGAATGCGCTCTATGCGGTCTACGAAGAAAACCCCGACGGGTTCCAAGACAAGTATTTCGATCTGCTCAAGGCGGGCGGCTCCAAGCATCACAAAGAGCTTTTGGCGCCCTTCGGCCTCGATGCCTCGGACCCGGCCTTTTGGGACAAGGGGCTGAGCATGATTTCAGGCATGATCGACGAGTTAGAGGCGATGGAGGGCTAA
- a CDS encoding DksA/TraR family C4-type zinc finger protein, whose product MAGGWARDGAVSEQIEASISDELARLKARRGPEGESLTECAECEEPIPEARRVAIPGVKLCIDCQQERDAAHQPRGGINRRGSKDSQLK is encoded by the coding sequence ATGGCCGGTGGATGGGCGCGCGACGGCGCGGTAAGCGAACAGATCGAGGCGTCGATTTCCGACGAATTGGCACGCCTCAAGGCGCGGCGTGGGCCAGAGGGCGAGAGCCTGACCGAGTGCGCCGAATGCGAAGAACCCATCCCCGAGGCGCGGCGCGTGGCCATTCCGGGGGTCAAGCTCTGCATCGACTGCCAGCAAGAGCGCGACGCGGCGCATCAACCGCGCGGCGGCATCAACCGGCGTGGATCAAAGGACAGCCAGTTGAAATGA
- a CDS encoding alpha/beta hydrolase, translating to MLGGAILLLAACSPRVTAERAAPNPAATIQPVYVATGRKLDQTGPIFGLERPEGLRFFRADVSVPPTHTPGQIEWPDGPPDAATDFVVTGTEVYDGAAAMQRAMRRAHPETRETLLFVHGYNNTLSEAMYRLAQIQTDFDTAMPGVLFSWPSAGDPRGYIYDRDSVLFARDDLQKVLRQLTDAPGDRVFLLAHSMGSSLVMEALRSIALSEDRHLLRRISGVVLMSPDIDPDVFDRQAEAIGELPQPFLIFITKADRALSLSGFITGRKPRLGMIDRADKVQRPDVQVIDFTALADGSGLNHFVPVTSPAAIDFLRGIMAGTNGISGEFVRDMTLSLPKPRVLLP from the coding sequence ATGCTGGGCGGCGCAATCCTGCTGCTTGCCGCCTGTTCCCCGCGCGTCACCGCAGAGCGCGCGGCCCCCAACCCCGCAGCCACAATCCAGCCCGTTTATGTGGCGACGGGGCGCAAACTAGATCAGACCGGGCCGATCTTTGGGCTGGAACGGCCTGAGGGGCTGCGGTTCTTCCGGGCGGATGTGTCGGTGCCCCCGACCCACACGCCGGGGCAGATCGAATGGCCCGATGGCCCGCCTGATGCCGCCACCGATTTTGTGGTGACGGGCACCGAAGTCTATGACGGGGCGGCGGCCATGCAACGCGCGATGCGCCGCGCCCATCCCGAAACACGCGAGACGCTGCTCTTCGTGCACGGCTATAACAACACCCTCTCCGAGGCGATGTATCGGCTGGCCCAGATCCAGACTGATTTTGACACGGCCATGCCCGGCGTGCTGTTTTCCTGGCCCTCGGCAGGGGACCCGCGCGGCTATATCTACGACCGCGACTCGGTGCTTTTTGCGCGCGACGATCTGCAAAAGGTGTTGCGCCAGTTGACGGATGCGCCGGGCGACCGGGTGTTCCTGCTCGCGCATTCCATGGGATCAAGCCTTGTGATGGAGGCGCTGCGCAGTATTGCCCTAAGTGAAGACCGCCATTTGCTGCGCCGGATCAGCGGCGTGGTGCTGATGTCGCCCGATATTGATCCCGATGTGTTCGACCGGCAGGCCGAGGCGATTGGCGAATTGCCCCAGCCCTTCCTCATTTTCATTACCAAGGCCGATCGCGCCCTGTCACTCTCGGGCTTTATCACCGGACGCAAGCCGCGCCTTGGCATGATCGACCGCGCCGACAAGGTGCAGCGCCCCGATGTTCAGGTGATCGACTTCACCGCGCTGGCCGATGGCTCTGGCCTCAACCATTTCGTGCCCGTGACCTCGCCTGCCGCCATCGACTTTTTGCGTGGCATCATGGCTGGCACCAACGGTATCAGCGGCGAGTTTGTGCGCGATATGACGCTAAGCCTGCCCAAGCCCCGCGTTTTGCTGCCCTGA
- the rpoH gene encoding RNA polymerase sigma factor RpoH produces the protein MGNYNNLPAPTPEGGLNRYMQEIRKFPLLEPEEEYMLAKRWAEEQDTEAAHKMVTSHLRLAAKIAMGYRGYGLPQAEVISEANVGLMQAVKRFDPERGFRLATYAMWWIRASIQEYILRSWSLVKLGTTSAQKKLFFNLRKAKAKIGALEEGDMRPDVVKKIATDLGVTEAEVISMNQRMAGADASLNATVGAEGEGSMQWQDWLEDEDADQAGDYERRDELDARRELLVQAMDVLNERERDILTQRRLSDETVTLEDLSAEYDVSRERIRQIEVRAFEKLQKRMRALAQEKGMLTSA, from the coding sequence GTGGGAAATTATAACAATCTGCCAGCCCCGACCCCGGAAGGCGGGCTGAACCGCTATATGCAGGAAATCCGCAAGTTCCCGCTTTTGGAGCCGGAAGAAGAATATATGCTGGCCAAGCGTTGGGCCGAAGAGCAGGACACCGAGGCCGCGCATAAGATGGTCACAAGCCATTTGCGCCTCGCGGCCAAGATCGCCATGGGCTATCGCGGTTACGGTCTGCCGCAGGCTGAAGTGATTTCCGAGGCGAATGTGGGCCTTATGCAGGCGGTCAAGCGGTTCGACCCCGAGCGCGGCTTTCGTCTGGCGACCTATGCGATGTGGTGGATTCGTGCCAGCATTCAGGAATACATCCTGCGCTCGTGGAGCCTTGTGAAACTGGGCACCACCTCGGCGCAGAAGAAGCTGTTTTTCAATCTGCGCAAGGCCAAGGCCAAGATCGGCGCATTGGAAGAGGGCGATATGCGGCCCGATGTGGTCAAAAAGATCGCCACAGATCTGGGCGTGACCGAGGCCGAAGTCATCAGCATGAACCAGCGTATGGCGGGTGCGGATGCCTCGCTCAATGCCACGGTCGGGGCCGAGGGCGAAGGCTCTATGCAATGGCAGGACTGGCTTGAGGATGAGGATGCCGATCAGGCCGGCGATTACGAGCGGCGTGATGAATTGGATGCGCGGCGTGAATTGCTGGTGCAAGCGATGGATGTTCTCAACGAGCGCGAGCGCGACATTCTCACCCAGCGGCGGCTGAGCGACGAGACTGTGACGCTCGAGGATCTGAGCGCCGAATATGACGTGAGCCGCGAGCGCATTCGTCAGATCGAGGTGCGGGCCTTTGAAAAGCTGCAAAAGCGGATGCGGGCCTTGGCCCAGGAAAAGGGCATGCTGACCTCGGCCTAA
- a CDS encoding RluA family pseudouridine synthase, whose amino-acid sequence MGLDPLVFRIGDDPPQRLDKALVRDVPEAAVLSRTRLARLLEEGAVRVNGAVVSEAKARVQAGDLIEIVVPEARESHMAPEAIALEVVYEDDDLIVVNKPAGMVVHPAPGSPEGTLVNALLHHCGDSLSGVGGAKRPGIVHRIDKETSGLLVVAKSDAAHQGLAAQFEAHSVERQYRAVVYGVPEASDPRLRGLRGISFEPGNILRIATRLARHKTDRQRQAVLFEGGRHAVTRARVIESFGTPSVAALMECWLETGRTHQIRVHMAYAGHGLIGDPVYGGRRKLKEKALLPAGVAAAQEFPRQALHAAVLGFVHPGTGAALRFEADLPEDMLALLSALRGA is encoded by the coding sequence ATGGGCTTGGACCCGCTTGTTTTCCGGATCGGGGATGATCCGCCTCAACGCCTTGATAAGGCGCTTGTCCGCGATGTGCCAGAGGCGGCGGTGCTGTCTCGCACGCGCCTGGCACGGCTGCTGGAAGAGGGGGCCGTACGGGTCAATGGCGCGGTCGTGTCTGAGGCCAAGGCGCGGGTGCAGGCGGGGGACCTTATCGAGATTGTCGTGCCCGAGGCGCGCGAGAGCCATATGGCGCCAGAGGCCATCGCGCTAGAGGTGGTCTATGAGGATGACGATCTCATCGTCGTCAACAAACCTGCGGGCATGGTGGTGCATCCCGCCCCCGGCAGCCCCGAGGGCACGCTGGTCAACGCGCTTTTGCATCACTGCGGCGACAGCCTCTCGGGCGTGGGCGGGGCCAAACGACCGGGCATTGTCCACCGCATCGACAAAGAGACCAGCGGCCTTTTGGTAGTGGCCAAATCGGATGCCGCGCATCAGGGCCTTGCGGCGCAATTCGAGGCGCATAGCGTCGAGCGCCAGTATCGCGCCGTGGTCTACGGCGTGCCCGAGGCAAGCGATCCACGCCTGCGTGGCCTGCGGGGGATCAGCTTTGAGCCCGGCAATATCTTGCGCATCGCCACGCGCCTTGCGCGCCACAAAACCGACCGGCAGCGGCAGGCGGTGCTGTTCGAGGGCGGGCGGCATGCGGTGACGCGGGCGCGGGTGATCGAGAGCTTCGGCACGCCCAGCGTTGCCGCGCTGATGGAGTGTTGGCTAGAGACTGGCCGCACCCATCAGATCCGGGTGCATATGGCCTATGCGGGCCATGGGTTGATCGGGGATCCGGTCTATGGCGGGCGGCGCAAGCTCAAGGAAAAGGCGCTTTTGCCTGCGGGTGTTGCGGCGGCGCAGGAATTTCCGCGGCAGGCGCTGCACGCGGCGGTTCTGGGCTTTGTGCATCCCGGAACGGGCGCGGCGCTGCGGTTCGAGGCGGACTTGCCCGAGGATATGCTGGCACTCCTCTCTGCCTTGCGCGGGGCATGA
- a CDS encoding DUF6476 family protein: protein MNDNSPPVSPATLKFLARLVTLLTATMVVGLIVIIGLFVTRFWGEDRGALSLPDSLTLPEGTRATAFTQGPDWIAIVTEDNRILIYDRTGSTLRQTVTIETQN from the coding sequence ATGAATGACAACTCTCCGCCGGTCAGCCCGGCCACTTTGAAGTTTCTGGCGCGGTTGGTCACGCTGTTGACCGCCACGATGGTTGTCGGCCTCATAGTGATCATCGGCCTCTTTGTCACCCGCTTCTGGGGCGAGGATAGGGGCGCGCTGTCCTTGCCCGACAGCCTGACCCTACCCGAGGGCACGCGTGCCACCGCCTTTACCCAAGGGCCGGACTGGATTGCCATTGTGACCGAGGACAATCGCATCCTGATCTACGATCGCACAGGCAGCACCCTGCGGCAAACCGTGACCATCGAGACGCAGAATTGA
- a CDS encoding tetratricopeptide repeat protein — MTDLSLQEPSGKLGDTLMDGVALYEAGKFKAAYDLFYGCAKAGDATAWFWLSVMHMNGDGVAVDKQMGFKCCLKAAEMGSVQAQTNLGVMYIQGDGVTEDARTGLMWLCRAADAGDTGAQFNAATLLSAGKVVDKDLETAAKYYRMAAESGYFPAQARLGFSYRNGFGVAKDCQQAFLWLTLASQHGAGSAISMLEGLVSEMTPDELHRGHQMVEKWMQDHRGGAGDVRFRVSTN; from the coding sequence ATGACCGATCTTTCCCTGCAAGAGCCTTCGGGCAAACTTGGCGACACCCTTATGGATGGGGTGGCCCTTTACGAGGCTGGCAAGTTCAAGGCTGCCTATGACCTCTTTTATGGCTGTGCCAAAGCGGGCGATGCGACCGCTTGGTTCTGGCTGTCAGTCATGCACATGAATGGCGACGGGGTCGCGGTTGACAAGCAGATGGGGTTCAAATGCTGTCTCAAGGCCGCCGAGATGGGCAGTGTTCAGGCGCAGACAAATCTTGGCGTGATGTATATTCAGGGCGACGGCGTGACCGAAGATGCGCGCACTGGTCTGATGTGGCTGTGCCGCGCCGCCGATGCCGGTGACACCGGTGCGCAGTTCAATGCGGCCACGCTTCTGTCTGCGGGCAAGGTTGTGGACAAAGATCTTGAAACCGCGGCCAAGTATTACCGGATGGCTGCCGAAAGTGGGTATTTCCCGGCGCAGGCGCGGCTTGGGTTCAGCTACAGGAATGGGTTTGGCGTGGCCAAGGATTGTCAGCAGGCGTTTTTGTGGCTGACGCTGGCCTCTCAGCACGGCGCGGGCAGCGCGATCAGCATGCTTGAAGGTCTCGTGTCCGAGATGACGCCAGATGAGCTGCACCGTGGGCATCAGATGGTCGAGAAATGGATGCAGGACCACCGAGGCGGCGCAGGTGACGTTCGGTTCCGGGTGAGCACCAATTAA
- a CDS encoding Rieske (2Fe-2S) protein, with product MVRRPDLGYRDEGVNLSDPSVFDRVRRPFGEAIGLPRVAYRSLQFLYLEDEAIWTRDWVSVGTVHEIPAEGDILPFTLGYHGVHVQRMEDGSLEARFNMAQHGGCRMVPTQCQQGERTSCSFTSCGYSRDRGPITTGEGPDNTRIKYQYLGLRPERLHPVHVAQLGDLLFLNIDPGGADSDLSGDLTLPVPVMRPDAVRAHRQWLEFDANWKFSGQMLARVDEMLTSSDRAMQGRRAASDGSQIEVQWIFPNLILLTQGAETCAITLQHTAITKTLFRIEILSDCPLDAERLAFWHKELLHAGTGAEALQDSIPSSASRDRVQDCAVDQTQDQIAAWWAHNALISRFVKMPQVDSDIPIFRNVEHYLI from the coding sequence ATGGTACGCAGACCTGACCTTGGCTATCGCGACGAGGGCGTGAACCTAAGCGATCCGAGCGTGTTCGACAGGGTGCGCCGACCCTTTGGCGAGGCAATCGGTCTGCCCCGGGTTGCTTACCGCTCGCTTCAGTTTCTCTACCTTGAAGACGAGGCCATCTGGACCCGAGACTGGGTGTCTGTCGGTACGGTCCATGAAATTCCTGCAGAGGGCGATATCCTGCCCTTTACCCTTGGCTATCACGGCGTCCACGTTCAACGGATGGAGGATGGCAGCCTAGAAGCACGGTTCAATATGGCGCAACACGGCGGGTGTCGCATGGTGCCAACGCAATGCCAGCAGGGTGAGCGCACCAGTTGTTCGTTCACCTCTTGCGGCTATAGCCGCGACCGGGGCCCGATTACCACAGGAGAGGGGCCGGACAATACCCGCATCAAATACCAATATCTGGGCCTGCGCCCCGAGCGGCTGCATCCGGTTCACGTGGCACAGCTTGGCGATCTGCTGTTCCTCAACATCGACCCGGGCGGTGCCGACAGTGATCTGTCAGGTGATCTGACCCTGCCCGTGCCGGTAATGCGGCCCGATGCCGTGCGGGCGCATCGTCAATGGCTTGAATTTGATGCCAATTGGAAGTTTTCGGGCCAGATGTTGGCCCGCGTGGACGAGATGCTGACGTCTTCGGATCGTGCCATGCAGGGCCGCAGAGCCGCGTCTGACGGGTCGCAGATCGAGGTCCAATGGATTTTTCCCAACCTCATTCTGCTCACGCAAGGGGCCGAGACCTGCGCGATCACGCTCCAGCATACGGCGATCACGAAAACCCTGTTCCGGATAGAGATCCTGTCGGACTGTCCGCTCGATGCGGAACGTCTGGCGTTCTGGCACAAAGAATTGCTGCATGCCGGAACCGGGGCAGAGGCGCTTCAGGATAGCATCCCGTCAAGCGCGTCACGCGACCGCGTCCAGGACTGTGCCGTTGATCAGACGCAGGATCAGATCGCTGCGTGGTGGGCGCATAACGCGCTCATCTCGCGTTTTGTGAAGATGCCGCAGGTCGACAGCGACATCCCGATTTTCCGCAACGTGGAGCATTATCTGATATGA